The following proteins are co-located in the Nerophis ophidion isolate RoL-2023_Sa linkage group LG04, RoL_Noph_v1.0, whole genome shotgun sequence genome:
- the LOC133550672 gene encoding otolith matrix protein OMM-64-like isoform X2 produces MSARFAMLFLLLGLVTVCLTAPLPGRPTAPPGTSPPAPDSHDTSDSPGVDHSQEEAVAQLTVEDNQVELQGVLDSPDSVPEYAESPESVETEDSSESPESAASPESADKPESDESPESVETPESAESPESIETPESAESPESIETPESAESPESVETLHSIEPLESAESPESVDTLEPVDTPESFETLQFAESPESAETPEFAESSESVELPKSLDSAELQSESSSEVGENNKKTSSDSEPESELATTDMDDTGDDHDMHDLEEGGEVGPEVLDVDEIQVEEGRDIPEIDLSEETHLEEGGPVVIKEEEENSSKDASDSSRDTNVEEQNVEEPEESSQVVDSTEATPTEQADPTPPSQME; encoded by the exons CTCCTGACTCACACGACACATCAGATTCCCCAG GTGTTGACCACTCCCAAGAAGAAGCTGTAG CACAACTGACTGTTGAGGACAACCAAGTGGAACTACAAG GTGTATTGGACTCTCCAGATTCAG TTCCAGAGTATGCAGAATCACCAGAGTCTGTGGAAACAGAAGACTCCTCAGAATCACCAGAGTCTGCGGCATCACCAGAGTCTGCAGACAAACCAGAGTCAGATGAATCACCAGAATCCGTAGAAACACCAGAGTCTGCTGAATCACCAGAGTCCATAGAAACACCAGAGTCTGCTGAATCACCAGAGTCCATAGAAACACCAGAGTCTGCTGAATCACCAGAGTCCGTAGAAACATTACATTCCATAGAACCATTAGAGTCTGCTGAATCCCCAGAGTCCGTAGACACACTTGAGCCCGTAGACACACCAGAGTCCTTCGAAACACTACAGTTTGCCGAATCACCAGAGTCTGCAGAAACACCAGAGTTTGCTGAATCATCAGAGTCTGTGGAATTGCCTAAATCTCTAGATTCAGCCGAGTTACAATCAG AGTCAAGTTCTGAGGTGGGTGAAAACAACAAGAAGACCAGCAGCGATTCTGAGCCTGAGTCTGAATTAGCCACAACTGACATGGATGACACTGGTGATGACCACGACATGCACGATTTAGAGGAGGGCGGTGAAGTGGGGCCTGAGGTGCTAGATGTGGACGAGATACAGGTGGAAGAGGGAAGGGACATACCAGAAATAGATTTGTCCGAGGAGACCCACCTTGAGGAAGGGGGCCCAGTGGTGAtcaaagaggaagaagaaaactcTTCCAAGGATGCAAGTGACAGCAGCAGAGACACCAACGTGGAGGAGCAAAATGTTGAAGAACCTGAAGAGAGCTCCCAAGTCGTTGACTCCACTGAAG CAACTCCTACTGAGCAAGCAGACCCTACACCCCCATCTCAAATG GAGTGA